AAGATATGTTTATGTATTGAATAGAGCAATAAGATTAGTTGTTAGAATAACGAATGAGCATGTTATTGTTAGCGTAACTAAATTTGATCCTAAAGGAGATATAACTACAGTATCTGCACATTCGATAGAATTAGTTAAGAAATACGGATGGAAAGGAGATACAAACAATACGCCAGCAGCTTATCTAACTGGATATTTGGCTGGTCTTAGAGCAAAGAAAGCTGGCATTGAAACTGCTGCAGTAGATATAGGTTTGTTTACTCCAACAAAAGGAGCAAGAATATTCTACATAATAAAAGGCGCAATAGACGCAGGATTAAAAGTCCCTATCGGCGAGATAGAGTTCGATGAGGATAGGATAAAAGGAGTTCACATAGCGGAATACGCAAAGAAGTTAGAGGCAGAAAATCCAGAGAAATTCAATAAGATGTTCTCTAGGTATCTAAGTAGGGGATTAAATCCTAAGGATCTTCCTTCCCACTTTGAGGAAGTTTTAAATAAAATAAAAAGTTCTGGTGAATAACAATGGCAGAAGGAGTACCTATTACCAACATAGAAGAGTGGAAGCCTAGAACAAAACTTGGTCAATTAGTTAAAGAAGGTAAGGTAACTTCTATAAAGGAAATATTCGAGAAAAACCTTGTAATAACTGAGCCGGAGATAATAGATGCATTATTACCTAATCTGAAGTATGAAGTAATAGATATAAAGATGGTTCAGAAACAAACTGATGCAGGTGAACTTTCTAGGTATAAAGTATTAGTAATAATGGGTAATTTTGATGGATACGTTGGTATCGGAATGGGTAAGGCTAAGCAATTAAGAGTAGCTATACAAAAAGCAATAAGAGACGCAAAGATGAACATAATTCCAGTTAGAAGGGGATGTGGAAGTTGGGAATGCACTTGCGGTGAACCTCATAGTTTACCATTTACTGTTAGTGGTGAGGCTGGTAGTGTAGAAGTTACTCTAAAACCTGCTCCAAAAGGGACTGGATTAGTAGTAGGTAGCGTTTTGAAGACATTGCTTTCTTATGCAGGTATTAAAGATGTTTGGTCGTCTAGTAAGGGAGAAACTAGAACTACTGAAAACTTTATCAGAGCCGGGTATAATGCACTTTATAATACTTATAAATTTGTAACGCCAGCAGATTGGGCTAGAAAGAGGTGATGAAAGATTCCTAATACAGTAGCAATAATTAGAATAAGGGGATATGCGCACGCGTCGTGGAGAATTCAAGAAACACTAGAGTTACTTAGGTTACCTAAGGTCTTTAATGCAATGATCTACCCTTATACGGACTCATTAAGAGGAATGTTAATAAAAGTTGAACCTTATGTAACTTGGGGCGAAATTACTGAAGAAGGACTGAACGCGCTGCTTAATAGGCTTGAGACGAGTAGTGGTGAGAAAATTACTGAAGAGTATGTAAAGACTAAGTTATCGATGGATTTAGCTACGTTTAGGACAAAAATACTTTCTGGTGAATTATTGTTAAACAAATTTGATGATGAATTTGAGTTACCTATAAGATTGCATCCGCCTAGTGGTGGATTTAAAGGAAAAATTAACACTCCTTATAAGGCAAAGGGAGTATTTGGTTATAGAGGATCAGATATAAATAATCTAATAAAGAGGATGGTGTGAAATGGTAGTAAGAAAAGAGAAAAAATCAAGGAAGATGCGTGGATATAGAACTATGGGTTGGGGCACTAAAGGTCAGCATAGAAATAGAGGAGTTAGAGGCGGAAGGCAAATAGGGATGCATAAACATAAGTGGTCATGGATTGTTAAATATGGAAAAGGCTGGTATGGGAAGCATGGATTTGTTAATCCTACTACTGTTAAGATAAGCGCTATTAGCTTGAGGGATCTGCAGACATTTATAGATAATGGTACTATTAAGATAGAGGAAAAAGATGGAAAGAAAGTACTAGACTTGAGTAAATATGGATTTGAGAAGCTGTTGGGTAGTGGTAATTTAAATGTTAGTGGTTTAAGCATAGTAGTGAAAGCTGCTACTGAAAAAGCAAAACAAAAATTAGAAAAAATAGGTGGACAAGTTATTTTAACCCCTAATTCTTAA
This genomic interval from Acidianus sp. HS-5 contains the following:
- a CDS encoding 30S ribosomal protein S5 → MAEGVPITNIEEWKPRTKLGQLVKEGKVTSIKEIFEKNLVITEPEIIDALLPNLKYEVIDIKMVQKQTDAGELSRYKVLVIMGNFDGYVGIGMGKAKQLRVAIQKAIRDAKMNIIPVRRGCGSWECTCGEPHSLPFTVSGEAGSVEVTLKPAPKGTGLVVGSVLKTLLSYAGIKDVWSSSKGETRTTENFIRAGYNALYNTYKFVTPADWARKR
- a CDS encoding 50S ribosomal protein L18; this encodes MALGPNYKVKPRRRREGKTNYYRRYVYVLNRAIRLVVRITNEHVIVSVTKFDPKGDITTVSAHSIELVKKYGWKGDTNNTPAAYLTGYLAGLRAKKAGIETAAVDIGLFTPTKGARIFYIIKGAIDAGLKVPIGEIEFDEDRIKGVHIAEYAKKLEAENPEKFNKMFSRYLSRGLNPKDLPSHFEEVLNKIKSSGE
- a CDS encoding 50S ribosomal protein L30, which produces MPNTVAIIRIRGYAHASWRIQETLELLRLPKVFNAMIYPYTDSLRGMLIKVEPYVTWGEITEEGLNALLNRLETSSGEKITEEYVKTKLSMDLATFRTKILSGELLLNKFDDEFELPIRLHPPSGGFKGKINTPYKAKGVFGYRGSDINNLIKRMV
- a CDS encoding uL15 family ribosomal protein produces the protein MVVRKEKKSRKMRGYRTMGWGTKGQHRNRGVRGGRQIGMHKHKWSWIVKYGKGWYGKHGFVNPTTVKISAISLRDLQTFIDNGTIKIEEKDGKKVLDLSKYGFEKLLGSGNLNVSGLSIVVKAATEKAKQKLEKIGGQVILTPNS